From the genome of Paraburkholderia sp. BL10I2N1:
TCCCGGCGGCAGGCAAAGGCAATGCCGCCCGTCTCGTAACGTCCGATTTCCTCCTCGTTGTGGGCGTTGGCGACGCAAATTTGCGAGAGGCAGCAATGGGGTTGCTGGCGCGGTTGTCGGTCAGTCTCGCGAAGCTGTTGCATCTGCCTCTTCAGCTTGCCGATCTTCTCCTGCAATCGCCGCGTCGTGGCCTCAATTCCCGGAGGCTGCGTCCTGTCGGCAGTGTCGAGGATCGCTTCATCCGATCACCTGCGCTGAATGGTTAGTCCAGTTTCTTAATCTCGCAGGCCCTCCGTGATAGACGCAGGATCATTGCTGTGTTGCCTCGCAGCATTTGAACGATCAGCAGAGGTCGTTCGGAAGTGTTCACTGATGCACAAAAACTTCAGATGGAGAAAAGTACTTGATTGCTTGCTGCACATTCAGTATCTTCAGATGGAGATTAATGGCAGAGCAGCAGCAGTGCTTGCGTGGATCAACGGGAGTTCCAGGTCTGATGGCTATCCTTTCTATCGACGATGTAACCGGAGAGCGCTCTCCGGCGAGGCTTCTCCGGCGAATCAACAGGTTGCTCAAAGCGCGAATTCAGGCGCGCTTGATCGACCGTGACTTCAACGCGGTTCAACAACACGCTGATTGTTGTCCTGGCGATCTGTGCAGCCTTAGGCTTTGTGGCCTGGGTGATCTGGGAGCTCACTGAAAGCAAGCCTGCAGTGGACTTGACGTTGTTCATGCGGCGCAATTTCTGCTTTGGTGTTCTGGCAACCTGCCTCGGATACGCGTTGATCTTTTCCAACAATGTCTTGCTGCCACTCTGGCTGCAGGAGCAGATGGGATATACCGCAACGTGGGCAGGGTGCGTTGCGGCTCCGAGCGGTCTGGTAGCGGTGTTGATGACGACGCCGGTCGGGCGGCTGAAGGTGGATCCGCGCTGGATGGCAACCGGCTCCTTCGTAGCGTACGCGGCAGGCTTCTTCTTGCGTTCTCACTACACTCCGGATGCCGCTTTCTGGACGCTCACCATGCCCCTGTTCCTGCAAGGCTTTGCCCTGAGTATGTTCTTTGTGCCGCTTCTGCATATCATGCTCGACGGAATACCGCCTGAGCGCGTCCCGTCTGCGACCGGAATTTCGAATTTTGCCCGCATCACGTCGGGGGGCTTTGCCGCATCGCTTATTACGACGTTTTGGGATCGACGCGAGGCGTTGCACCAGAGCAGGCTGGTCGAATCAAGCACCAGCTTCTCGCCTATCTATCGTCAGGCAACCGAGCAGCTTCAGGCTCAGGGCATGAATCCCTTGCAGTCCGCCGGAACCATTTTGCGACAGACCATCAATCAGGCTTACCTGTTGTCGTCGATTGACATCTTCTACGCCAGCGGCTGGCTGGCAATGGCGATGGTGCTGGTGGTCTGGATAACCCGCAAGCCTGCGCCGGCAGAGCACGTCGCGGCAGCTGATTAGTACCGCAACGGACTGAGTTCAAGCCAGGCGAATTTCTGGTCGCCGTGCGGGGCTTGACGCACGGGTCAATCGGTTTCGTCTTGATCGCCGCGGCTACCTGACTCGACAACGCGTTCCATGGAGTCATGGAGCTTCGTAAGAAGACGGATCAATTGCTCCGCCTCCTGTTTCTTGAAGTCGGCAAGAATCTCATTCCAACTGGCGACCATGATCGGTACCCTTTCAGCATGCTTTGCCTCTCCGGATTTCGTGAGCACCAAACGGACCACCCGTCGATCCGAAGAACCAAGGTCACGCTTTACGTAACCGATCTCTTCGAGACTGTCGATCAGTCGGGTAGTGGCGCCCGTCGCGATGCCAATGGACCGGGCCAACTCTCCTGCGGTCGTGGCCACGCCGTCACGGATCAGCTTTAAAGCCGTCCACTGGATGACTGTCAACTGCTCGTCATCGAAGAGCGAATCAACGCGTGTTACCAGCAGTTTGTGAATGCGGCGCAAAAGCCGCCCGGGAGAGCGTTCGCCTGTTAGATCTTCGGTTGTCAGTATCGCCATATCAGAATCTCGTTTTACCTGCCGTTGAAGATACCTTATCAGAAGAAATCGCTTTATACATTGTCTTCGTTTGAAGATAGTATGGCCGTATCGAACCAAATGATGAATCGCCGCAGGCACCCGATAGTCAGGGTCCTTTGCTCCCCTCCTGCAAAACCCGGTTCCATGGGGCGCAAGACGGATTTATCCTTGGAAAACAGGCAATGGACACGCTACACATGATGCGGATATTTGTCCGCATAGCGGAAGAGGGAAGCTTTACGGGCGCTGCTTCGCGCCTGAACATCACGACAGCCAATGCGTCACGAGCGGTCTCGCAACTGGAGTCGCATTTGCGCACCCGCCTGCTCAATCGCAGTACCCGCCGCATCGCGCTGACCGAGGCGGGCCAGCGCTATCTGGACCGATGCGAACGGATACTCGCCTATGTCGAGGAGGCCGAGGCCGAGGCGGCGGATGCGCAAGCGAGGCCTTCCGGGCGGCTGCGCATCCATGCGTCGCCGAGCTTCGGCCAGGCCTACGTGGTCCCGGCGGTCGTCCGCTATCGGGAACGGTATCCCGCGGTGTCAGTCGAGTTGACGTTGTCGCAGCATATGCCGGATATCCTCGACGAGGGGTACGACGTGATGCTTCAAGTGAGTATGACGGAGTTACCGGACTCGGGACTCGTGTCACATCGGCTCGGAGATGTGCACAGTGTGTTGTGTGCGGCGCCCGCCTATCTGCGCGAGCGCGGTACGCCGCGCACGGTGCAGGACCTTGAAGTTCACTCATGCCTGCAGATTGTCACGTCGGTTTTTCCGCACGATCGCTGGCATCTGGACGGCCCTAATGGCCGGGAGACGGTCGAGCTTCCAAAGGCGGCCTTCGAAATGAACCTTCCCGACGCGCTCAGTGTCGCACTGCGCGAAGGCGTCGGGATTGGAGCGCTGCCGATGTCGACGGTCCTGCCGGCGTTCCATAGCGGCGCGTTGGTCCGCGTGTTGCCCGAGTATCGGCTGCAAAAGCTGACCGCTTATGCGCTTTATGCGTCGCGCCAGTACCTCGACGCCAAGATCAGGACGTTCATGGATTTCTTGCGGGAGGCCGTTCCACAGGCGCTGGCCGCAGACGAGGCGGCCCTCTGTACGTCCGGTCGACCGTAGTCGGCGGTCATGTCGCTTCAAGAGGGCACACGGTGCCGGGTAACAGTGTTATGTCCACTGTTGTACCGGCACGTGATCGCCGCTGCCCTTGATCCGTTTGTTTTCGTCGACGAATACCAGATCCGGTTTCCAGCCCGCTTTCCGCTCCGCCTCGTCGACCAACATGGGATGAATGCAAACCGGCCGTTTTATCCGGATTCGGGCGATGCACGTCTCAAAAGAATGATCTTCTGTAGTTGCCTTGCCGAAGCCGCCATGCGTGTAGATGAGCTGGTCAGAGCCATGCCCAGGCAGCCACGCTAGCGCCGCGGACGTTTTCATACTCCGGCACTGCCGGGCGCGAATATGCCGTCGTGCGAAGCTGGCGAGGACGGTTGGCCCGGATGCTGGCCACCCAGGACCAGGGACATTCCTGGGGCAGTTTTTCAGTATCCAGCTTGACCTCACATATTCCTGCGTGTGAATATTCATTCACCGTAGTGAATGTCAGCAGCGTGTTCACGTCAGATCCGGATGTGCACAATGTAGCCGTTCTGCGACGTCAGATGGCTGTTCACAGCTCGCCAGCTGTTCGTGCTGCGTGGGTAGCTTTGCCATTTCATTTCCAATCAATACGTAGTACAGATCATAATGACCATCCCCTCAACTTCAACAACTGGATCGTTACACGGCTTGCGCGTTGTGGATCTGTCCCGCGTACTTGGCGGCCCCTATTGCACGCAGATTCTCGCCGATCACGGCGCAGAAGTGATCAAGATCGAACCGCCTGGCGGCGATGAAACGCGGGGCTGGGGACCACCGTTCGATGGCGGGACAGCTTCGTACTTCCAGGGCGTCAATCGCAACAAGCTGGGCGTCGTGCTGGATCTCACGCAGCCAGCGCAGCGCGAGCGTCTGCTCGCGCTGCTCGAAACCGCCGACGTCCTCGTTGAGAACTTCAAGATCGGCACGCTGGAGCGCTGGGGGCTTGGCTACGACACCGTACTGCGTGAACGCTTTCCGCGGCTCGTGCATTGCCGCGTGTCCGGCTTCGGCGCGGACGGCCCGCTCGGCGCGCTGCCCGGCTATGACGCGGCGATCCAGGCGATGACCGGTCTCATGAGCGTCAACGGCGAGGCGGGTGGTGCTCCTCTACGCGTCGGCGTGCCGATCGTCGATCTCGTGACGGGACTTAATGCGGCCCTCGGTATCCTGATGGCGTTGCGCGAGCGCGAGACGAGCGGACGTGGCCAGTTCGTCGAATCGACGCTGTTCGACTGCGCGCTCTCGATCCTGCACCCGCACACGCCCAATTACTTCTACTCGGGCAAGGAGCCGCAGCGCACTGGCAACGCCCATCCGAACATAACGCCTTACGACATGTTCCACACCGGCAGCGGCGACATCTTCCTCGCGGTCGGCAACAACGCGCAGTTCGCGGCGCTTTGCCGGCTGATCGAGGCGGCACAGCTCGCCGACGACCCACGCTTTGCCGACAACCGCTTGCGCAGCCAGCATCGCACCGCCTTGCGCGCGGAGCTGGAGCAACGCTTCGCCGCGTGGGATGGCTCGCAGCTCGCCGACACGCTTGTGCGCAATGGCGTGCCGTGTGCGCCGCTGCTGGGGCTTGGCGCGGCGCTCGCGCATCCCCACACGGCCCATCGCGCGATGAAGATCGAGATGGGTACATATCGCGGAATCGCCTCGCCGATCAAGCTGGGCCGCACACCGGCCACCTACCGGAGCGTGCCACCGGCACTCGACGAACACACTGCGCAGGTCTTCGGAGAACGATCAGGCGAGGTGTAGCCAGTGCATCAACAGGCAGTTCGACATAACCGCAACAGCGGCGCACGCAACGCCGCGCAGGAGACAACAATGACACCTGACAACCAGGCAAGAAGCCTCGCGCACAGGGAGACTGGATCATGCTCGCGCTAATCGGTACGCTGGCGATCGTCGCACTGTTCACGCTGATCATCACGAAGCGGCTCTCACCACTCGTCGCCCTGATCGCCGTACCCATCGTCGCAGCGCTCGCAGCGGGCTTCGGGCTCTCCACCGCGAAGTTCATCGTTCACGGGGTGCAGAACATCGGTCCGGTTGCGGGTATGTTCGTGTTTGCGATCCTTTTCTTCGGTATCCTCACGGATGCTGGAATGCTCGACCCGATCATCAACGGTGTGCTGCGCGTGGTGGGCTGCCATCCTCCGCGCATCGTCATGGGCTCTGCACTGCTTGCATTGCTCATCCATCTGGATGGTTCGGGTGCGGTCACGTTTCTCGTCACACTGCCCGCCATGATGCCGCTCTATACCCGCCTCGGTCTCGACCGCCGCATTCTCGCGTGCGTCGCATCGATGGCCGCGGGTGTGAACTTCCTCCCGTGGGTCGGGCCAATGCTGCGCGCTTCAGCGGCCCTGCATATTCCAGGCACCGTGATTTTCTATCCAATGATTCCCGTGCAGATCGTCGGGCTTGTTTTCGTGTTCGGCACGGCATACGTGCTCGGCAAGCGCGAGGAGAAGCGCCTCGGTCTCACGCGCGAGCATGCCGCCGGCATCGCCGCCACGCCGCGGATACTCTCGCCAGAGGAGCTTGCGCTGCGCCGGCCCCAGCGCTTCTGGATCAATCTCGTGCTCACCTTTATCGTGCTCGCCACGCTCGTGTCTGGCATCGTCGACCCGATGGTTATGTTCATGATCGGCACGGTGCTGGCGCTAGTCATCAACTATCCGGATGTGAAACAGCAGCGCGAACGCGTCAACGCGCACGCGAAGGTGGCCCTGATGATGGCGAGTGTGCTGCTTGCGGCGGGTGCCTTTACCGGCATCATGACTGGCACCGGCATGCTCAATGCGATGGCCGAAGTCGTTGTGCGCCATGTGCCTGCCGATCACGCGCGCCATATGCCATTCGTGCTGGGACTCGTTTCGATGCCGCTCAGCCTGCTCTTCGACCCCGATTCGTTTTACTTCGGCATTCTGCCTGTCCTGGCGAAGAGTGGGGAGCTGCTGGGTGTGCCACCCGTACAGATGGCGCAGGCCGCACTCCTAGGTCAGATGACTACCGGCTTCCCCGTCAGTCCGCTCACACCGGCGACGTTCCTGATTGTCGGCCTGACAGGCGTGGAGCTCGCCGAGCACCAGAAGTTCACGATTCCGTTCCTGTTCGCCGCCACTGTGCTGATGGTGTTCACCGCGGTGCTGGTCGGCGTGTTCCCGCTTTGACCACGTTTTGCTTATGCCTTGAGAGGACCTCAGCGATGAATTTCAGTCTCAATGAAGACCAGCAGTCGATCGTCGCTGCAATCGACAAGATCTGCGAGCGCTTCGACGACAGCTACTGGCTCGAACGCGACCGTGAAGGTGGCTTCCCGCACGACTTCCACCGTGCACTCGCCGACGCGGGCTGGCTTGGCATAGCGATGTCGCCAGACTACGGCGGCTCCGGGCTCGGTATGACCGAGGCGGCGCTGATGATGCGCACAATCAGTGCTTCCGGCGCGGGGCTCTC
Proteins encoded in this window:
- a CDS encoding MFS transporter, with protein sequence MTSTRFNNTLIVVLAICAALGFVAWVIWELTESKPAVDLTLFMRRNFCFGVLATCLGYALIFSNNVLLPLWLQEQMGYTATWAGCVAAPSGLVAVLMTTPVGRLKVDPRWMATGSFVAYAAGFFLRSHYTPDAAFWTLTMPLFLQGFALSMFFVPLLHIMLDGIPPERVPSATGISNFARITSGGFAASLITTFWDRREALHQSRLVESSTSFSPIYRQATEQLQAQGMNPLQSAGTILRQTINQAYLLSSIDIFYASGWLAMAMVLVVWITRKPAPAEHVAAAD
- a CDS encoding MarR family transcriptional regulator, whose product is MAILTTEDLTGERSPGRLLRRIHKLLVTRVDSLFDDEQLTVIQWTALKLIRDGVATTAGELARSIGIATGATTRLIDSLEEIGYVKRDLGSSDRRVVRLVLTKSGEAKHAERVPIMVASWNEILADFKKQEAEQLIRLLTKLHDSMERVVESGSRGDQDETD
- a CDS encoding LysR family transcriptional regulator → MDTLHMMRIFVRIAEEGSFTGAASRLNITTANASRAVSQLESHLRTRLLNRSTRRIALTEAGQRYLDRCERILAYVEEAEAEAADAQARPSGRLRIHASPSFGQAYVVPAVVRYRERYPAVSVELTLSQHMPDILDEGYDVMLQVSMTELPDSGLVSHRLGDVHSVLCAAPAYLRERGTPRTVQDLEVHSCLQIVTSVFPHDRWHLDGPNGRETVELPKAAFEMNLPDALSVALREGVGIGALPMSTVLPAFHSGALVRVLPEYRLQKLTAYALYASRQYLDAKIRTFMDFLREAVPQALAADEAALCTSGRP
- a CDS encoding CoA transferase, with the translated sequence MTIPSTSTTGSLHGLRVVDLSRVLGGPYCTQILADHGAEVIKIEPPGGDETRGWGPPFDGGTASYFQGVNRNKLGVVLDLTQPAQRERLLALLETADVLVENFKIGTLERWGLGYDTVLRERFPRLVHCRVSGFGADGPLGALPGYDAAIQAMTGLMSVNGEAGGAPLRVGVPIVDLVTGLNAALGILMALRERETSGRGQFVESTLFDCALSILHPHTPNYFYSGKEPQRTGNAHPNITPYDMFHTGSGDIFLAVGNNAQFAALCRLIEAAQLADDPRFADNRLRSQHRTALRAELEQRFAAWDGSQLADTLVRNGVPCAPLLGLGAALAHPHTAHRAMKIEMGTYRGIASPIKLGRTPATYRSVPPALDEHTAQVFGERSGEV
- a CDS encoding citrate:proton symporter codes for the protein MLALIGTLAIVALFTLIITKRLSPLVALIAVPIVAALAAGFGLSTAKFIVHGVQNIGPVAGMFVFAILFFGILTDAGMLDPIINGVLRVVGCHPPRIVMGSALLALLIHLDGSGAVTFLVTLPAMMPLYTRLGLDRRILACVASMAAGVNFLPWVGPMLRASAALHIPGTVIFYPMIPVQIVGLVFVFGTAYVLGKREEKRLGLTREHAAGIAATPRILSPEELALRRPQRFWINLVLTFIVLATLVSGIVDPMVMFMIGTVLALVINYPDVKQQRERVNAHAKVALMMASVLLAAGAFTGIMTGTGMLNAMAEVVVRHVPADHARHMPFVLGLVSMPLSLLFDPDSFYFGILPVLAKSGELLGVPPVQMAQAALLGQMTTGFPVSPLTPATFLIVGLTGVELAEHQKFTIPFLFAATVLMVFTAVLVGVFPL